The genomic DNA GCTTCGATGAACTGCGCCCGGCCCGAGCCCAGGCGGCGCAGCGCGTTGTTCAGCCGCGCCGACGTGGAAATCAGCTCGCCCTGCGTCGCGCTGTCGAGGTCTGGCCCCCGAAACCGCGCCGTGCGCCGGAAGGAGCCATCCTTGTTCAGCACGACGCCAGGCGCGATCAGCCCGGCCCAAGGCAGCCAGTCGGCCACCAGCGCTGGGCCGCTGGCGGTATTCGGCAAGGTTCAGCATGGCATTCCTCTCACACGTCCAGCAGCGGCCGGTGCTTGATGTGGCGCGCGAAGACCTGCATGAACTGCGGATCGACACGCGCGCCCCAGCCCAAGGCGGCGGCTGTCCATTGCGTGGCGCTCCATACGCCAGCGATCACGATGCCGAAGACAACGGCAATCTGACCGAACAGCACGTTCGTTCCTTGCATTGGTCGACCTCCCACCACTGCACCGGGACGTGCCGTAGTGTCGAGGATCAAGGCGAGCGTGCAGGCCGGTCAAAGACCGTTATGGCGGGGATTCAGGCCCAAAAAGCCAGACTTCTTGCTGTGGCGAAGACAATAAAAACGCCGCATGCGCGAGCGCGCCGCGGCGTGATGAGGTAACAGCGAGAACTTTGTCGCGGTGAGGCGACGGCGAGGAGTGCTATTTGGATGTCTGTTCCGGCCGATCGCCGAAGAAGCGGCGATTCGCAGCCTCGGCGGCACGTCGGCAGAGTTCTTCGCCGGCCTTCGATCGGTCTTCCTTGCACAGGCGCTGGACCTGCTTGAGGTGCTCAGGATGGGCCACGAGGAAGTCCACGGTTTCCGTTTGTTGAGAGGGGCCGCAGGCCGTCAGCGCAGCGACCATCAGCAGCGGCAGGAATCGGATCATGGCTTTGGTCCTTTCACGCATGTGTTCAGGAATCAGTGGTAGCGCTCGTGTTGTCGATCGAGTCAATGTCTGCCACCCGCTTGATGAATCGGGCCAGCATTTCGGATGGCTCCACGTCACGGTGCAGAAGATACGTGGCCAGCATCTGTGGTTTGCCGGCCAAGCGACGGGCCACAACACCTGGCCCACGGCCGGATGCAATATGCGCGGCACCTGCCAAACCTAATGCCAATCCGGCGGAGACCAAGGTCATCATCACCTCATAGGACGCCACGCACTGAGCGATCAACGGCTCTTGCTCGTAGCGCTGCAAAACGCGATCAACTTGACGTGCATGACCTTCGCATATCGCCGGATCGCATAGCGCCAATGGGTGGCGCAACACTTCCTCCAACGGAACGTGTTTGTGGGCCAGCACAGGATGGCGAGCCGGGACCGCCACCATCACAGTTCGTCTTCCCACGCAGGCCTGACCACAATGCCGTCGCCCACCTCTTCGGCCATCGAAAAGCCGACGTCATACAGTCATCGTGCAGACCCTTGATCTGCTGTTCCAGCGGAACCTCAAACAGCCGAATGTCGATTTCTGGATCTTCCTCTCGGCACCGAGCCAGCAGCGTCGGCAGGCGCGAGGGCGTAATGCCATTGGACAAAGCGATGCGCAGCTGGTCGTGAAAGCCATTGGTCGCAGACTTGACGCTATCCCGCGCCAGCTCCAATGCGGCAAAGATGCGGGGCATGTGCTCCAGAAACCGATGCCCCGCCTTGATCAAACGCGTGCTGCGCGTGGTGCGAATGAAGAGCGGTGCGCCGGGTTCTTCCTCCAACTCTTTGATCGTGCGAGAAAGGGGAGACTGGTCGATATGTAGTTTCTCCGCTGCGCGGCCGAAGTGAAGTTCTTGGGAAACAGCCAGAAAACAACGCAGATGCCGCAACTCCATAAGACCGCCCCTTCTGACAAGATCACAGCAGTGCTGTGAATAAGAGATTTACTCCTCATGACTTTGTAGCGCCGCACTTGTCCTCGAAGTGGCGTTGAAAAAACCACCTCGTCAAACCTTATCTGGTGGTCGCCTCTTCAGAACGCTGCTTCAGAGAAGTCCAGAATAGCGTCCGAGCCCGAGACGATCGCATGCCGCAGCCCAGCCGATTTAGAAAGGATGTGGTCAGCGTAGAAGCGGCAGGTCAAAATCTTGCTGCTCAAGAAGTCCGAGCCCGGATCCGATGCGAGGAGGCGGTCGGCAGCCAATGCGGCCCGTCCCATTTGCCATCCAGCCGCGACGATGCCCAGGAGTTCCAGGAGCGGTCCAGAACCCGCCAGAGCAGGCTTGGGACCGCCCTCACACGACTTCACAAGCGACTCCACTGCT from Achromobacter xylosoxidans includes the following:
- a CDS encoding EexN family lipoprotein, translating into MIRFLPLLMVAALTACGPSQQTETVDFLVAHPEHLKQVQRLCKEDRSKAGEELCRRAAEAANRRFFGDRPEQTSK